The following are from one region of the Capsicum annuum cultivar UCD-10X-F1 chromosome 1, UCD10Xv1.1, whole genome shotgun sequence genome:
- the LOC107851489 gene encoding PGR5-like protein 1B, chloroplastic isoform X2, whose protein sequence is MATKFGLTVTTNTHLFHAPFRKKPSFSPSSKVQLIGFAGRKLSIRRELLVLSPKATTDRPGQVKDDEIEDSKILQYCSIDRKGKKSLGEMEQEFLQALQSFYYEGKAMMSNEEFDNLKEELMWEGSSVVMLSPDEQRFLEASMAYVSGNPIMTDKEYDKLKMKLKRDGSDIVVEGPRCSLRSRKVYSDLSVDYLKMFLLNVPAAVVALGLFFFLDDLTGFEITYLLELPEPFSFIFTWFAALPFILWLSFTITNAIVKDFLILKGPCPNCGTENTSFFGTILSVSNGGSSNNVKCSGCGTDMIYDSETRLITLPEGSSA, encoded by the exons ATGGCCACCAAATTTGGGCTCACTGTAACAACAAACACACACCTTTTTCATGCACCTTTTAGGAAAAAACCAAGTTTTTCTCCATCTTCAAAGGTTCAGTTGATTGGTTTTGCTGGAAGAAAGTTATCGATTCGTCGAGAACTATTGGTTCTTTCTCCTAAGGCCACTACTGATCGGCCAG GTCAGGTTAAGGACGATGAGATTGAAGACAGCAAAATCTTGCAGTATTGTAGCATTGACAGGAAAGGGAAGAAGTCTCTCGGCGAAATGGAGCAAGAGTTTCTTCAAGCACTACAA TCGTTCTATTATGAAGGAAAGGCAATGATGTCAAATGAAGAATTCGATAACCTTAAGGAAGAATTAATGTGGGAAGGGAGCAGTGTCGTCATGCTAA GCCCCGATGAACAGAGGTTTCTGGAAGCTTCGATGGCTTATGTATCTGGGAATCCAATTATGACGGATAAAGAGTATGACAAGCTGAAGATGAAACTCAAG AGGGATGGCAGCGATATAGTGGTTGAGGGTCCAAGATGCAGTCTTCGAAGTAGAAAG GTTTATAGTGACCTTTCTGTCGATTATCTGAAGATGTTCTTGTTAAATGTCCCTGCTGCTGTCGTTGCTCTTGGATT GTTTTTCTTCCTTGACGATTTGACTGGATTCGAGATCACTTATCTCTTGGAG CTTCCGGAGCCTTTCAGTTTCATTTTCACTTGGTTTGCTGCTTTGCCTTTCATATTATGGCTATCCTTTACGATAACAAACGCCATTGTTAAAGATTTTCTGATCTTAAAG GGCCCTTGTCCAAATTGTGGAACGGAAAATACTTCCTTCTTTGGTACAATATTATCGGTATCTAATGGTGGTTCCAGCAACAATGTAAAATGCTCAGG TTGTGGGACGGACATGATCTATGATTCAGAGACACGTTTGATCACGTTGCCTGAAGGAAGCAGTGCATGA
- the LOC107851489 gene encoding PGR5-like protein 1B, chloroplastic isoform X4 yields the protein MATKFGLTVTTNTHLFHAPFRKKPSFSPSSKVQLIGFAGRKLSIRRELLVLSPKATTDRPGQVKDDEIEDSKILQYCSIDRKGKKSLGEMEQEFLQALQSFYYEGKAMMSNEEFDNLKEELMWEGSSVVMLSPDEQRFLEASMAYVSGNPIMTDKEYDKLKMKLKRDGSDIVVEGPRCSLRSRKVYSDLSVDYLKMFLLNVPAAVVALGLFFFLDDLTGFEITYLLEDDLLQHRLHGRDHMMQFVKMKNKFSVEFVNDLQFVLCEYVNVKCNVWDYKYIKF from the exons ATGGCCACCAAATTTGGGCTCACTGTAACAACAAACACACACCTTTTTCATGCACCTTTTAGGAAAAAACCAAGTTTTTCTCCATCTTCAAAGGTTCAGTTGATTGGTTTTGCTGGAAGAAAGTTATCGATTCGTCGAGAACTATTGGTTCTTTCTCCTAAGGCCACTACTGATCGGCCAG GTCAGGTTAAGGACGATGAGATTGAAGACAGCAAAATCTTGCAGTATTGTAGCATTGACAGGAAAGGGAAGAAGTCTCTCGGCGAAATGGAGCAAGAGTTTCTTCAAGCACTACAA TCGTTCTATTATGAAGGAAAGGCAATGATGTCAAATGAAGAATTCGATAACCTTAAGGAAGAATTAATGTGGGAAGGGAGCAGTGTCGTCATGCTAA GCCCCGATGAACAGAGGTTTCTGGAAGCTTCGATGGCTTATGTATCTGGGAATCCAATTATGACGGATAAAGAGTATGACAAGCTGAAGATGAAACTCAAG AGGGATGGCAGCGATATAGTGGTTGAGGGTCCAAGATGCAGTCTTCGAAGTAGAAAG GTTTATAGTGACCTTTCTGTCGATTATCTGAAGATGTTCTTGTTAAATGTCCCTGCTGCTGTCGTTGCTCTTGGATT GTTTTTCTTCCTTGACGATTTGACTGGATTCGAGATCACTTATCTCTTGGAG GATGATTTGCTTCAACACAGGTTGCATGGAAGAGACCATATGATGCAGTTTGTGAAAATGAAAAACAAGTTCAGTGTTGAATTTGTGAATGATTTGCAATTTGTATTGTGTGAATATGTTAATGTAAAATGTAATGTGTGGGATTATAAGtacatcaaattttaa
- the LOC107851489 gene encoding PGR5-like protein 1B, chloroplastic isoform X1, which produces MSTCSTLYKLPPLPSQSPQQMATKFWLIVTTNTHLFHAPFRKKPSFSPSSKVQLISFAGRKLSIRRKLLVLSPKATTDQPGQVKDDEIEDSKILQYCSIDRKGKKSLGEMEQEFLQALQSFYYEGKAMMSNEEFDNLKEELMWEGSSVVMLSPDEQRFLEASMAYVSGNPIMTDKEYDKLKMKLKRDGSDIVVEGPRCSLRSRKVYSDLSVDYLKMFLLNVPAAVVALGLFFFLDDLTGFEITYLLELPEPFSFIFTWFAALPFILWLSFTITNAIVKDFLILKGPCPNCGTENTSFFGTILSVSNGGSSNNVKCSGCGTDMIYDSETRLITLPEGSSA; this is translated from the exons atgtctacttgttcaactttatacaagttacCACCACTACCATCGCAGTCGCCGCAACAAATGGCCACCAAATTTTGGCTCATTGTAACAACAAACACTCACCTTTTTCATGCACCTTTTAGGAAAAAACCAAGTTTTTCTCCATCTtcaaaggttcagttgattagttTTGCTGGAAGAAAGTTGTCGATTCGTCGAAAACTATTGGTTCTTTCTCCTAAGGCCACTACTGATCAGCCAG GTCAGGTTAAGGACGATGAGATTGAAGACAGCAAAATCTTGCAGTATTGTAGCATTGACAGGAAAGGGAAGAAGTCTCTCGGCGAAATGGAGCAAGAGTTTCTTCAAGCACTACAA TCGTTCTATTATGAAGGAAAGGCAATGATGTCAAATGAAGAATTCGATAACCTTAAGGAAGAATTAATGTGGGAAGGGAGCAGTGTCGTCATGCTAA GCCCCGATGAACAGAGGTTTCTGGAAGCTTCGATGGCTTATGTATCTGGGAATCCAATTATGACGGATAAAGAGTATGACAAGCTGAAGATGAAACTCAAG AGGGATGGCAGCGATATAGTGGTTGAGGGTCCAAGATGCAGTCTTCGAAGTAGAAAG GTTTATAGTGACCTTTCTGTCGATTATCTGAAGATGTTCTTGTTAAATGTCCCTGCTGCTGTCGTTGCTCTTGGATT GTTTTTCTTCCTTGACGATTTGACTGGATTCGAGATCACTTATCTCTTGGAG CTTCCGGAGCCTTTCAGTTTCATTTTCACTTGGTTTGCTGCTTTGCCTTTCATATTATGGCTATCCTTTACGATAACAAACGCCATTGTTAAAGATTTTCTGATCTTAAAG GGCCCTTGTCCAAATTGTGGAACGGAAAATACTTCCTTCTTTGGTACAATATTATCGGTATCTAATGGTGGTTCCAGCAACAATGTAAAATGCTCAGG TTGTGGGACGGACATGATCTATGATTCAGAGACACGTTTGATCACGTTGCCTGAAGGAAGCAGTGCATGA
- the LOC107851489 gene encoding PGR5-like protein 1B, chloroplastic isoform X3, translated as MLCQLISFAGRKLSIRRRVLVISPKATNDQLGQVKDDEIEDSKILQYCSIDRKGKKSLGEMEQEFLQALQSFYYEGKAMMSNEEFDNLKEELMWEGSSVVMLSPDEQRFLEASMAYVSGNPIMTDKEYDKLKMKLKRDGSDIVVEGPRCSLRSRKVYSDLSVDYLKMFLLNVPAAVVALGLFFFLDDLTGFEITYLLELPEPFSFIFTWFAALPFILWLSFTITNAIVKDFLILKGPCPNCGTENTSFFGTILSVSNGGSSNNVKCSGCGTDMIYDSETRLITLPEGSSA; from the exons ATGTTGTGTCAGCTGATTAGTTTTGCTGGAAGAAAGTTATCGATTCGACGTAGGGTATTGGTTATCTCTCCTAAGGCCACTAATGATCAGCTAG GTCAGGTTAAGGACGATGAGATTGAAGACAGCAAAATCTTGCAGTATTGTAGCATTGACAGGAAAGGGAAGAAGTCTCTCGGCGAAATGGAGCAAGAGTTTCTTCAAGCACTACAA TCGTTCTATTATGAAGGAAAGGCAATGATGTCAAATGAAGAATTCGATAACCTTAAGGAAGAATTAATGTGGGAAGGGAGCAGTGTCGTCATGCTAA GCCCCGATGAACAGAGGTTTCTGGAAGCTTCGATGGCTTATGTATCTGGGAATCCAATTATGACGGATAAAGAGTATGACAAGCTGAAGATGAAACTCAAG AGGGATGGCAGCGATATAGTGGTTGAGGGTCCAAGATGCAGTCTTCGAAGTAGAAAG GTTTATAGTGACCTTTCTGTCGATTATCTGAAGATGTTCTTGTTAAATGTCCCTGCTGCTGTCGTTGCTCTTGGATT GTTTTTCTTCCTTGACGATTTGACTGGATTCGAGATCACTTATCTCTTGGAG CTTCCGGAGCCTTTCAGTTTCATTTTCACTTGGTTTGCTGCTTTGCCTTTCATATTATGGCTATCCTTTACGATAACAAACGCCATTGTTAAAGATTTTCTGATCTTAAAG GGCCCTTGTCCAAATTGTGGAACGGAAAATACTTCCTTCTTTGGTACAATATTATCGGTATCTAATGGTGGTTCCAGCAACAATGTAAAATGCTCAGG TTGTGGGACGGACATGATCTATGATTCAGAGACACGTTTGATCACGTTGCCTGAAGGAAGCAGTGCATGA
- the LOC107852456 gene encoding expansin-A7-like: MAPFHHRWTLTIFLIVVAIISLVDRTKAGGYGTPSGFQATPWKLAHATFYGDETASATMGGACGYGNLISSGYGTDTVALSSVLYNKGCACGQCYQIKCVQSSSCYSTTVTVTATNLCPPNPSQDSNNGGWCNPPRTHFDMAKPAFMKIAQWKAGIVPVSYRRVPCVKKGGVKLSFQGNGYWLLVYVMNVGGSGDIASVFVKGTKTNWLPMSHNWGASYQAFATLSGQALSFKITSYTSHETIIANNVAPSNWQVGMTYQANNNFK; the protein is encoded by the exons ATGGCCCCTTTTCACCATAGATGGACCTTGACAATATTTTTGATTGTTGTTGCAATAATATCACTCGTCGATCGCACTAAGGCCGGAGGTTATGGCACGCCGAGCGGCTTCCAAGCGACGCCTTGGAAACTCGCTCACGCTACGTTCTATGGTGATGAGACTGCGTCCGCTACAATGG GGGGAGCTTGTGGATATGGAAATTTGATCAGTTCAGGTTATGGAACAGATACAGTAGCATTGAGCTCAGTATTATACAACAAAGGATGTGCATGTGGACAATGTTACCAAATAAAATGCGTACAATCAAGTTCTTGTTACTCAACTACTGTAACAGTGACTGCAACAAATCTTTGTCCACCAAATCCATCACAAGATAGTAACAATGGTGGTTGGTGTAATCCACCTAGAACACATTTTGATATGGCTAAACCTGCTTTCATGAAAATTGCTCAATGGAAAGCTGGTATTGTTCCTGTTTCGTATCGCAG GGTACCTTGTGTTAAAAAAGGTGGAGTCAAGTTGAGTTTCCAAGGAAATGGCTATTGGTTATTGGTATATGTAATGAATGTTGGTGGAAGTGGAGATATTGCAAGTGTGTTTGTAAAGGGAACCAAAACAAATTGGTTACCAATGAGCCATAATTGGGGAGCTTCATATCAAGCATTTGCAACACTAAGTGGCCAAGCACTTAGTTTTAAAATCACTTCTTATACATCTCATGAAACTATCATAGCTAACAATGTTGCACCTTCAAATTGGCAAGTAGGAATGACTTATCAAGCCAATAACAACTTTAAATGA